One stretch of Nicotiana tabacum cultivar K326 chromosome 18, ASM71507v2, whole genome shotgun sequence DNA includes these proteins:
- the LOC107776166 gene encoding uncharacterized protein LOC107776166 translates to MQVPMGILYQPLYITTTTFLIFLSLICVPVLAVDPFTEALLSLKSEILDHSNSISDWILPSDSGVTSPTDKIFACSWSGVKCNENSSLIIGLDLSVKNLGGFFSEGQFNHFTDLVDLNLSHNSFSEKLPVGIFNLTKLKSLDISRNNFSGHFPSGISNLVNLVILDAFSNSFSGPLPKDVSQIESLKVLNFAGSYFSGQIPSEFGSFKNLDFIHLAGNSLSGKIPSELGMLKTVTHMEIGYNTYEGSIPWELGNMSKLQYLDIAGANLSGSIPKELSNLTNLESLFLFRNQLNGKIPFEFGKIISLSSLDLSDNLLLGSIPESFSELKNLKLLSVMYNDLSGTIPKGIAKLPLLDTLLIWDNFFSGSLPKDLGKYSKLKYLDVSTNYFVGNIPPDICSNGVLLKLILFSNNFSGGVSPSLSNCSSLVRIRIEDNSFSGDISLNFGNFPDLSYVDMSRNRFGGGIPANIALVSKLQYFNVSNNPNLGGIIPEKALSLSLQNFSATNCSISGDFPPFGPCKSLLVLELSMNNVSGIMPQSISNCQSLVSIDLANNDLTGHIPVELASLPSISVVDLSHNGFSGSIPAKFGSSSSLKLLNVSFNNLSGSIPIEKSFKVMDSSAFWGNPKLCGEPLRPCRHGPNGLELGSRRTQKLAWVLITCGVVVLAITAAVFGVLHFRRRGKGKWKMVSFSGLPRFTANDVLRSFSSVEEVTDLVPPLAGSDCKAVLPTGITVLVKKIEWRPERMNAMLDLISRMGSARHKNLTRLLGFCYNKQMAYLLYDYLPNGNLVERIRTKRDWATKYKTIVGIARGLCFLHHNCYPAIPHGDLKANNIVFDENMEPHLTEFGVTFLNQLNNGPFLARAGNETGEIDRAIKEELYRDIYNFGEVILEILTNGKLSNAATSLQNTSKEALLREVLYENDVAPSNSVQEEIKLVLEVASLCTRNRPSDRPSMEEALKQLSGLKKQG, encoded by the exons ATGCAAGTCCCAATGGGGATACTTTATCAGCCTTTGTACATCACTACTACTACTTTCTTGATTTTCCTTTCTCTAATTTGTGTCCCAGTTTTAGCTGTTGATCCTTTTACAGAAGCACTCTTGAgcttaaaatctgaaattcttgaTCATTCAAACAGTATAAGTGACTGGATCTTGCCTTCTGATTCTGGAGTCACTAGTCCTACTGATAAAATATTTGCATGTTCTTGGTCTGGTGTAAAATGCAACGAAAATTCCTCTTTGATCATTGGTTTGGATCTTTCAGTGAAAAATCTTGGTGGATTTTTTTCAGAAGGTCAATTCAATCATTTTACTGACCTTGTTGATCTGAATTTGAGTCACAACTCATTTTCTGAGAAACTTCCTGTTGGGATTTTCAACCTCACAAAGCTGAAAAGTTTGGATATAAGTAGAAACAATTTTTCTGGTCATTTTCCTAGTGGAATATCAAATCTTGTTAATCTAGTGATTCTTGATGCTTTTAGTAACAGTTTCTCAGGTCCTTTACCTAAAGATGTTTCACAAATTGAGTCACTCAAAGTACTGAATTTTGCAGGTAGTTATTTCAGTGGTCAAATCCCTTCTGAATTTGGTTCATTCAAGAATCTTGATTTTATTCACTTAGCTGGAAATTCACTAAGTGGTAAAATACCATCAGAATTAGGAATGTTGAAAACAGTTACTCATATGGAAATTGGTTATAATACATATGAAGGAAGTATTCCTTGGGAATTAGGGAATATGAGTAAGCTTCAGTATCTTGATATTGCTGGTGCAAATTTATCTGGTTCAATACCAAAAGAGCTAAGTAATTTGACAAATCTTGAATCACTTTTCTTGTTCAGAAATCAACTTAATGGAAAAATCCCATTTGAGTTTGGAAAAATCATATCTTTATCAAGTTTGGATCTTTCTGATAATTTGCTTTTAGGGTCTATTCCTGAGAGTTTTTCTGAGTTGAAAAATCTAAAACTTCTTAGTGTTATGTATAATGACTTGAGTGGAACTATTCCTAAAGGTATTGCTAAGCTTCCATTGCTTGATACTCTTCTTATTTGGGACAATTTCTTTTCAGGGTCACTACCAAAAGACTTAGGAAAGTATTCAAAGTTGAAATATTTAGATGTTTCAACAAACTATTTTGTTGGTAACATTCCACCAGATATATGTTCAAATGGGGTGTTATTAAAATTGATCCTTTTTTCTAACAATTTCAGTGGTGGAGTTTCTCCATCATTGTCCAATTGTTCCTCTCTTGTTCGAATCCGAATCGAAGATAATTCATTCTCAGGTGATATTTCCTTGAACTTTGGCAATTTTCCTGATTTGTCATATGTTGATATGTCTAGAAATAGGTTTGGTGGAGGGATTCCTGCTAATATTGCCTTAGTTTCAAAGCTTCAATACTTCAATGTGTCTAATAATCCAAATCTTGGAGGTATAATACCAGAAAAGGCATTGTCTTTGTCACTACAGAATTTCTCAGCTACTAATTGTAGTATTTCAGGAGATTTTCCTCCTTTTGGACCATGCAAATCTTTACTCGTTCTCGAGTTGAGTATGAACAATGTTTCAGGTATTATGCCACAAAGTATCAGCAATTGCCAAAGTCTTGTGAGTATAGATTTGGCCAACAATGACTTAACTGGTCATATACCTGTTGAACTTGCTAGTCTTCCTAGTATTAGTGTTGTAGACTTGTCACACAATGGTTTTAGCGGTTCAATTCCTGCTAAGTTTGGAAGCTCTTCTAGCTTAAAACTTCTTAATGTGTCGTTCAATAATCTATCGGGTTCGATCCCAATTGAGAAGAGTTTTAAGGTGATGGATAGTAGTGCCTTTTGGGGTAATCCTAAGCTTTGTGGGGAACCGTTGAGGCCTTGTCGCCACGGACCGAATGGACTAGAGTTAGGAAGTAGAAGGACACAGAAGTTGGCTTGGGTTCTTATAACTTGTGGAGTCGTAGTATTGGCTATTACAGCTGCTGTTTTTGGCGTGCTTCACTTCAGAAGACGAGGtaaagggaagtggaaaatggtTTCTTTTAGTGGACTTCCTCGGTTTACAGCGAATGATGTTTTGAGGAGCTTCAGTTCTGTTGAAGAAGTTACAGATTTGGTGCCGCCGTTGGCAGGTTCTGATTGCAAAGCTGTTCTGCCAACAGGAATTACCGTTTTGGTGAAGAAGATCGAATGGAGACCCGAAAGAATGAATGCTATGTTGGACTTGATATCGAGGATGGGCAGCGCAAGGCACAAGAATTTGACAAGATTGCTAGGATTTTGCTACAACAAGCAAATGGCTTACTTGTTGTATGATTACTTGCCTAATGGAAATTTGGTCGAAAGGATCCGAACGAAGAGAGATTGGGCGACCAAGTATAAAACCATTGTGGGAATTGCTAGGGGATTGTGTTTCCTGCATCACAATTGCTACCCTGCGATCCCTCATGGGGATTTAAAGGCAAATAACATTGTCTTTGATGAAAACATGGAACCACATTTGACCGAGTTCGGTGTTACATTCTTGAATCAGCTAAATAATGGTCCATTTCTAGCAAGAGCTGGAAATGAAACAG GTGAAATTGACCGAGCTATAAAGGAAGAACTTTACAGGGACATATACAACTTTGGTGAGGTCATTCTTGAAATCTTAACAAACGGAAAGCTGTCAAATGCAGCGACGAGCCTACAGAATACCTCCAAAGAGGCTCTTTTGAGAGAGGTTTTGTATGAGAATGATGTTGCTCCATCGAACTCGGTCCAAGAGGAAATAAAATTGGTTCTTGAAGTCGCTTCGCTTTGCACCAGAAATAGACCCTCAGATCGGCCATCAATGGAAGAAGCGCTAAAACAGCTCTCTGGATTGAAGAAACAAGGGTAA